Proteins co-encoded in one Arachis stenosperma cultivar V10309 chromosome 7, arast.V10309.gnm1.PFL2, whole genome shotgun sequence genomic window:
- the LOC130941247 gene encoding zinc finger protein GIS2, with protein sequence MSSDSRSRSRSRSRSPMDRKIRSDRFSYRDAPYRRDSRRGFSRDNLCKNCKRPGHYARECPNVAICHNCGLPGHIASECTTKSLCWNCKEPGHVASNCPNEGICHTCGKVGHRARECTAPPMPPGDLRLCNNCYKQGHIAAECTNEKACNNCRKTGHLARDCPNDPICNLCNVSGHVARQCPKANMLGDRGTSGGMRGGGGGYRDVVCRNCQQLGHMSRDCMGPLMICHNCGGRGHLAYECPSGRFVDRYPRRY encoded by the exons atgagTTCTGACAGCAGGAGCCGAAGCAGAAGCAGGAGCAGGAGCCCAATGGATCGCAAGATCCGCTCTGATCGATTTTCATATCGTGATGCACCTTACAGGAGAGATTCACGTCGGGGTTTCAg CCGAGACAATTTGTGTAAGAACTGCAAGAGACCTGGTCATTATGCTAGGGAATGCCCCAATGTCGCAATTTGCCACAATTGTGGACTCCCTGG GCACATTGCTTCTGAATGCACCACAAAATCGTTGTGCTGGAATTGTAAAGAACCTGGGCACGTGGCTAGCAACTGTCCAAATGAAGGCATCTGCCATACCTGTGGTAAAGTTGGACATCGGGCAAGGGAGTGCACAGCACCTCCAATGCCACCAGGGGACTTGAGGTTGTGCAACAACTGTTATAAACAGGGTCATATTGCAGCTGAATGCACCAATGAGAAAGCATGCAACAACTGTAGGAAGACAGGGCACCTGGCACGTGATTGTCCAAATGATCCCATTTGTAACTTGTGCAATGTTTCTGGGCATGTAGCTAGACAGTGTCCAAAAGCTAACATGCTTGGAGATCGTGGCACCAGTGGTGGTATGCGTGGGGGGGGTGGTGGTTACCGAGATGTTGTATGCCGGAATTGCCAGCAATTGGGTCACATGAGTCGGGACTGCATGGGACCTCTGATGATTTGTCACAATTGTGGAGGTCGTGGTCACCTGGCATATGAGTGCCCTTCAGGTCGATTTGTGGATCGTTATCCCAGGCGGTACTGA